The Polyangia bacterium genome has a segment encoding these proteins:
- a CDS encoding serine/threonine-protein kinase, with product MPSVENPASGDRVIGQVINNYEIKSVVAEGGMGKVYLAEHPFMGRRAAIKILRGMYLEDKTMVARFVNEARAANAIHHPNIVEIIDVGYLPDGPPYLMMEFLEGETLGMRLNRLGRLSPAESVRIIDQAASALEAAHAAAIVHRDLKPDNLFVVPDASSPGDERLKVVDFGIAKLETPGMGESVRTTGVVLGTPNYMSPEQCRGAGVDQRTDIYALGAILYQMLCGKPPFVSEAQIDVMMMHVVRIPTAPRELFPEIPDYLDQIVMRALAKNPDDRFASMSELRAALVAVPTGPDGLTALPPEDLAAFSAFTASKDARRRHGRRRWLWVSAAVVLGIGVGWVGARRQLSGVKPETPAATTKPQPSSAESTLPGPLPAPASSAPAAARAEPSPPAAEPASDANPIAIHPRPGQRKKTARHRPALGVDDRPLAPESLVKGGSVTRSDNAGEKKGDGSKKWMNKW from the coding sequence GTGCCTAGCGTGGAAAATCCAGCCAGCGGCGATCGCGTGATCGGGCAGGTGATCAACAACTACGAGATCAAGTCCGTGGTTGCCGAGGGCGGGATGGGCAAGGTGTACCTGGCCGAACACCCGTTCATGGGCCGCCGGGCGGCGATCAAAATCCTCCGCGGGATGTACCTCGAGGACAAGACCATGGTGGCCCGTTTCGTAAACGAAGCGCGCGCCGCCAACGCCATCCACCATCCGAACATCGTCGAGATCATCGACGTCGGTTATCTGCCTGACGGGCCGCCCTATCTGATGATGGAGTTCCTCGAGGGCGAAACCCTGGGGATGCGCTTGAACCGGCTGGGCCGACTGTCACCGGCGGAGTCGGTGCGCATCATCGACCAGGCGGCGTCGGCGCTGGAAGCAGCGCACGCCGCGGCGATCGTCCACCGCGATCTCAAGCCCGACAATCTGTTCGTCGTCCCCGATGCGTCCTCGCCTGGCGACGAGCGCCTCAAGGTGGTCGATTTTGGAATTGCAAAATTGGAGACGCCCGGCATGGGTGAATCCGTGCGCACCACCGGCGTCGTGCTGGGGACGCCGAACTATATGTCCCCCGAGCAGTGCCGCGGCGCCGGGGTCGATCAGCGCACGGACATCTACGCCCTGGGCGCCATCCTGTACCAGATGCTATGTGGCAAACCGCCCTTCGTCAGCGAGGCGCAGATCGATGTGATGATGATGCACGTGGTGCGGATCCCCACCGCCCCCCGCGAGCTTTTTCCGGAGATTCCCGACTATCTGGATCAGATCGTGATGCGCGCCCTGGCCAAAAATCCCGACGATCGATTCGCCTCGATGAGCGAGCTTCGCGCCGCACTGGTGGCGGTGCCGACGGGACCGGATGGTTTGACGGCGCTGCCACCGGAAGACCTGGCGGCGTTCTCCGCCTTCACCGCCTCCAAGGATGCCCGACGCCGGCACGGTCGACGGCGCTGGCTGTGGGTCTCGGCGGCGGTGGTGCTGGGGATCGGCGTCGGCTGGGTCGGGGCCAGACGGCAACTGAGCGGCGTGAAGCCGGAGACGCCGGCAGCGACGACGAAACCTCAACCATCGTCCGCCGAATCCACGCTACCTGGACCGCTGCCCGCGCCTGCTTCGTCCGCGCCGGCGGCTGCACGCGCCGAACCGTCGCCGCCGGCCGCCGAGCCGGCCAGCGACGCCAACCCGATCGCCATCCATCCGCGGCCCGGTCAGCGCAAGAAAACCGCTCGCCATCGGCCGGCGCTGGGTGTAGATGACCGACCGCTTGCGCCCGAGTCGTTGGTCAAGGGCGGCTCTGTGACTCGTTCTGACAACGCCGGCGAAAAAAAAGGCGACGGTTCGAAAAAATGGATGAACAAGTGGTGA
- a CDS encoding long-chain fatty acid--CoA ligase, translating into MSAAPHIGTSPTPADLRTIHSLVDMLDFSVARHAPLPMFLTKIDGRWTELTYAGFKQQVNQLRGGLASLGVGPKDRVGIIANNGVPWAAAAYATYGLGAAFVPMYESQAEREWAFIVRDAGIKVLFVANADIYRRVSDLPQLLNCLEHVVLLEGEGARLSYQSLLRAGAEHPVESVHPAPPATACLMYTSGTTGEPKGVILSHANILSNVGALLKVIPLSTEYRTLSFLPWAHAFGHTVELHLLVAVGASMGIAESIDALVKNFAEVRPSVLVAVPRVFERVYAGVHALMDKKAAPLRWLFQRGLEIARRRRAGQSVGPGARLVLALANGLLFRRMQARFGGRLRFAVSGAAALSPEASDLMETIGVSVYEGYGLTEASPVVAANVPGRRKPGSVGRPLPDVQVEIDRSANDDASDRERIGEIVVHGPNVMAGYHNREADTRAVIDADRGLRTGDLGYLDEDGFLFITGRIKEQYKLSNGKYVAPARLEDRLKVSPHIANVMVYGDNRPYNVALVVPNPGCRVDGSGGQRSENQVRRLISGEIEKFSSDFKGFERIRAFALLTEDFTQANQLLTPSLKLKRRLVVHRFSQEIDRLYRDGPFTSADLAGR; encoded by the coding sequence TTGAGCGCTGCGCCTCACATCGGAACGTCGCCCACGCCGGCGGATCTGCGCACCATCCATTCGCTGGTGGACATGCTGGACTTCAGCGTGGCCCGGCACGCGCCGCTGCCGATGTTCCTGACCAAGATCGACGGTCGCTGGACCGAGCTGACCTACGCCGGCTTCAAGCAGCAGGTCAACCAGCTGCGCGGCGGGCTGGCGTCGCTGGGGGTGGGGCCGAAAGATCGCGTCGGCATCATCGCCAACAATGGCGTGCCGTGGGCGGCGGCGGCGTACGCGACGTACGGCCTGGGCGCGGCGTTCGTGCCCATGTATGAATCGCAGGCCGAGCGCGAGTGGGCGTTCATCGTGCGCGACGCGGGGATCAAGGTCCTGTTCGTGGCCAACGCGGACATCTACCGCCGCGTCTCCGATCTGCCGCAGCTGCTCAACTGTCTTGAACACGTGGTGTTGCTGGAGGGCGAGGGCGCGCGCCTCAGTTATCAATCGTTGCTGCGCGCCGGGGCCGAGCATCCCGTGGAGTCGGTTCATCCGGCGCCGCCGGCCACCGCCTGTCTGATGTACACGTCGGGAACCACCGGCGAGCCGAAGGGCGTGATCCTCTCGCACGCCAACATTCTGTCCAACGTGGGCGCCTTGCTGAAGGTCATCCCATTATCGACGGAGTACCGGACGCTGTCTTTTCTGCCCTGGGCGCACGCCTTCGGCCACACCGTCGAGCTGCACCTGCTGGTGGCGGTGGGCGCCTCGATGGGCATCGCCGAAAGCATCGACGCGCTGGTGAAAAATTTCGCCGAGGTGCGGCCCAGTGTCCTGGTCGCCGTGCCACGGGTCTTCGAACGCGTCTACGCCGGCGTTCACGCCCTGATGGACAAGAAAGCGGCGCCCCTGCGCTGGCTGTTTCAGCGCGGGCTGGAGATCGCCCGCCGGCGACGCGCCGGGCAGTCGGTGGGGCCGGGTGCGCGTCTGGTGCTGGCGCTGGCCAACGGGCTGCTGTTTCGTCGCATGCAGGCTCGTTTCGGGGGACGGCTGCGCTTTGCCGTGTCGGGCGCGGCCGCCCTGTCGCCTGAAGCGTCGGACTTGATGGAGACCATCGGCGTCTCGGTCTACGAGGGCTATGGCTTGACCGAGGCCAGCCCGGTGGTCGCCGCCAACGTCCCTGGTCGCCGCAAACCCGGCAGCGTGGGGCGGCCGCTGCCCGATGTGCAGGTGGAGATCGATCGCAGCGCCAACGACGATGCCAGCGATCGCGAACGGATCGGCGAGATCGTCGTGCACGGCCCCAACGTCATGGCCGGCTACCACAACCGCGAGGCGGACACCCGCGCCGTGATCGACGCCGACCGCGGCCTGCGCACCGGCGACCTTGGTTACCTGGACGAAGACGGATTTCTCTTCATCACCGGCCGCATCAAAGAGCAGTACAAGCTGAGCAACGGCAAGTACGTGGCGCCCGCGCGTCTTGAGGATCGGCTGAAGGTGTCCCCGCACATCGCCAACGTCATGGTGTACGGCGACAACCGTCCGTACAACGTCGCGCTGGTGGTGCCCAACCCCGGCTGCCGCGTCGACGGCTCAGGCGGACAGCGCAGCGAAAACCAGGTCCGCCGCCTGATCAGCGGCGAGATCGAAAAGTTTTCGTCCGACTTCAAAGGCTTCGAGCGCATTCGCGCGTTCGCCCTGCTGACGGAAGACTTTACCCAGGCCAACCAGCTTTTGACCCCGTCGCTGAAGCTGAAGCGCCGACTGGTGGTGCATCGCTTCTCCCAGGAGATCGATCGTCTTTATCGCGACGGACCCTTCACCAGCGCCGATCTGGCCGGGCGTTGA
- a CDS encoding DUF962 domain-containing protein, translating to MALLSTRSWDDWIAEYAQAHTHPANRFCHTIGIPMIALSVVVFVAGIAEPKLWLVAAALFGVGWILQFVGHFYERKPPEFLKDWRFLFVGLRWWMAKLRGRA from the coding sequence ATGGCGCTTTTAAGCACACGCAGTTGGGATGACTGGATCGCCGAGTACGCGCAGGCTCACACCCACCCGGCGAACCGTTTTTGCCACACCATCGGGATTCCGATGATCGCGCTTTCGGTGGTCGTCTTTGTCGCCGGCATCGCCGAGCCCAAGCTGTGGCTGGTGGCAGCGGCGCTGTTCGGGGTGGGGTGGATCCTTCAATTCGTCGGGCACTTCTATGAGCGAAAGCCGCCGGAGTTTCTCAAGGACTGGCGCTTTCTGTTCGTCGGCCTGCGCTGGTGGATGGCCAAGCTGCGGGGCCGGGCGTGA
- a CDS encoding TetR/AcrR family transcriptional regulator — MMAKRRTDDKRQRILDAAVQVFARKGFFASRISDVATAAGIADGTVYLYFESKDHILIKLFDEVMGEHIEAARQEIRRVDDAAEQLRVIADHHLGLLGRNPDLAVVFQVELRQSTKFMELFTASWLKEYFDLVEAAIEAGQKQGSFRKDLSRKLATHAFFGGLDALVTSWVLARNAFDLTEMAGPVVELFLTGASAKTPARKR, encoded by the coding sequence ATGATGGCCAAGCGACGGACCGATGACAAGCGTCAGCGCATCTTGGATGCCGCGGTGCAGGTCTTCGCCCGCAAGGGGTTCTTTGCCAGCCGCATCAGTGACGTGGCCACCGCCGCCGGGATCGCCGACGGCACCGTCTACCTTTACTTCGAGAGCAAGGACCACATCCTCATCAAGCTGTTCGATGAGGTGATGGGCGAGCACATCGAGGCGGCCCGCCAGGAGATCCGGCGCGTCGACGACGCCGCGGAGCAGTTGCGGGTGATCGCGGACCACCACCTGGGCCTTCTGGGACGCAATCCCGATCTGGCGGTGGTGTTTCAGGTCGAGCTGCGGCAGTCGACGAAGTTCATGGAGCTGTTCACCGCTTCCTGGCTGAAGGAGTACTTCGATCTGGTCGAGGCAGCCATCGAGGCCGGACAGAAGCAAGGGAGCTTTCGCAAAGATCTTTCGCGCAAGCTGGCCACCCACGCCTTCTTCGGCGGCCTGGACGCGCTGGTCACGTCGTGGGTCTTGGCCCGCAATGCCTTCGACCTGACCGAGATGGCCGGCCCGGTGGTCGAGCTGTTCCTCACTGGCGCCAGCGCCAAGACGCCCGCCCGAAAACGCTGA
- a CDS encoding outer membrane protein transport protein produces MNIKRTIVLVGTMVPLLALRQPPVRAAGFAAAHFGGELGNVTTDNPTALYYNPAGIGFSEGTQLFADGILALRGVTYQHSPAATDPAEPVGAQGATFGKANLFNVFGGPMFGATTRLSNWALGAGLMVPFGGRAQWATNDKFKNDPNFPLAADGIQRWDSIDGAITSIYFTAGVAYRWRRLSVGATANLIRSSVSSTQAKTPIGTGDPDITREGRASLDVSGYEGSFGIGVLFEAIENRLWLGAGYQAQPGFGAVTLKGGLRTTYQGSEAVFPVQFHEALPDSARVGMRFRGNQYFELRLSGEWTRWSVLQSQCVSIEGTPCLVDASGADATPMSSVVQNLRRRWKNTYGIRAGSSVWVRSSVELFAGLGFETAAVPDSTLDPALPDANSVSGSLGARVRVTDTFFLAGSYTHIQDFDRDNTGKSELADAVTPTKLPDAGGKYTQWIGLFNLNLQKQF; encoded by the coding sequence ATGAACATCAAACGGACCATCGTTTTGGTCGGGACGATGGTCCCGTTGCTCGCTCTCAGGCAGCCTCCGGTTCGCGCCGCCGGATTCGCGGCGGCGCATTTTGGCGGCGAGCTCGGTAACGTTACGACCGACAATCCGACCGCGCTGTATTACAACCCGGCTGGGATCGGTTTTTCGGAAGGGACGCAGCTCTTCGCCGATGGAATTTTGGCCCTTCGTGGCGTCACGTACCAGCACTCCCCGGCGGCGACCGACCCGGCCGAGCCTGTGGGCGCGCAAGGCGCGACCTTTGGGAAGGCGAACCTTTTCAATGTTTTTGGCGGCCCGATGTTCGGCGCCACCACTCGCCTGAGCAATTGGGCTTTGGGCGCCGGCCTGATGGTGCCCTTCGGTGGGCGCGCCCAATGGGCGACAAATGACAAGTTCAAAAACGATCCCAACTTTCCCCTCGCTGCCGACGGCATCCAGCGCTGGGACAGCATTGATGGTGCGATCACGTCCATTTATTTCACCGCTGGCGTCGCGTATCGCTGGCGACGCCTGAGCGTGGGAGCTACCGCCAATCTGATCCGTTCCAGTGTCAGCAGCACGCAGGCGAAAACGCCGATCGGCACCGGCGATCCCGATATCACCCGGGAAGGTCGCGCGAGCCTGGATGTGAGCGGCTACGAGGGGAGTTTTGGGATCGGCGTCCTCTTTGAAGCCATCGAGAATCGACTCTGGCTGGGAGCCGGGTATCAAGCCCAGCCAGGGTTTGGTGCCGTGACGCTGAAAGGAGGCCTACGCACCACATACCAGGGCAGCGAAGCTGTCTTCCCGGTACAGTTTCATGAGGCGCTTCCCGACAGCGCACGCGTGGGCATGCGATTTCGCGGCAACCAATATTTTGAACTGCGACTCTCAGGAGAGTGGACTCGTTGGAGTGTTCTCCAGAGCCAATGTGTGAGCATTGAAGGAACACCCTGTTTAGTCGATGCGAGCGGCGCCGACGCCACTCCCATGAGCAGCGTGGTCCAAAATCTGCGCCGCCGCTGGAAAAACACATACGGCATTCGCGCCGGGTCCAGTGTTTGGGTACGCTCTAGCGTCGAGCTCTTTGCCGGGCTAGGCTTTGAAACAGCGGCAGTTCCGGACAGTACGTTGGATCCAGCCCTTCCCGATGCAAACAGCGTTTCCGGATCTCTCGGCGCCCGCGTGCGCGTGACGGACACGTTCTTTCTTGCGGGATCGTACACGCATATTCAGGACTTCGATCGCGACAATACCGGCAAGAGCGAACTCGCGGATGCGGTAACTCCGACCAAATTACCCGACGCTGGTGGCAAGTACACGCAGTGGATTGGACTTTTCAACCTGAATTTGCAGAAGCAATTCTAA
- a CDS encoding serine hydrolase → MAGSLVTARAAAETLVPLRAQPDGVPWPTKEWPQGPLPSAVAPAALDRLLAVTNAPQPLLGETRAVVIIQGGKLLAERYMPGYDAQTPLISWSMAKSITHAMVGVAVRKGLVDIDKPMGNPHWVAGDARAAIPWRLWMQMIDGLDYHEIDATGPTSNDAAQMLYGAGRLDVAAWAASLPLAHPPGAHWNYNSAGVNLIADALGRVFAPNAGPAARRAKMQAELFRELFEPLGMTSAEPEFDAAGTFLGSALVYATARDFARFGLLYARDGVWNGQRLLPPGWVDFARTGTPAVDGQHYGAGWWLVPEGGPIKLPRDMFTAQGHEGQLITVVPSKDLVIVRLGRFDDRPGFPALRDWMAQLVSLFPDV, encoded by the coding sequence GTGGCCGGCTCCCTTGTCACCGCGCGTGCCGCTGCCGAGACATTGGTGCCGCTGCGGGCGCAACCCGACGGTGTGCCGTGGCCAACCAAAGAATGGCCCCAGGGTCCGCTGCCCAGCGCCGTCGCGCCGGCGGCGCTGGACCGCTTGCTGGCAGTGACGAACGCGCCCCAACCGCTGCTGGGCGAGACCCGGGCGGTGGTGATCATCCAGGGCGGCAAGCTGTTGGCCGAACGATACATGCCCGGCTATGACGCGCAGACGCCGCTCATCTCCTGGTCGATGGCCAAGTCGATCACCCACGCGATGGTCGGCGTGGCGGTGCGCAAAGGTCTGGTCGACATCGACAAGCCGATGGGCAATCCGCATTGGGTGGCCGGCGATGCGCGCGCGGCCATCCCCTGGCGCCTGTGGATGCAAATGATCGACGGTCTCGACTATCACGAGATCGACGCCACCGGGCCTACCAGCAACGACGCCGCGCAGATGTTGTACGGCGCCGGCCGCCTGGACGTCGCCGCCTGGGCGGCGTCGCTGCCGCTGGCGCATCCGCCGGGCGCGCACTGGAATTACAATTCGGCCGGCGTCAATCTGATCGCCGACGCGCTGGGCCGGGTGTTCGCCCCCAACGCCGGGCCGGCAGCCCGCCGCGCGAAAATGCAGGCCGAGCTGTTCCGCGAGCTGTTCGAACCGCTGGGCATGACCTCGGCCGAACCGGAGTTCGACGCGGCGGGCACGTTCTTGGGCAGCGCGTTGGTCTACGCCACAGCGCGCGACTTTGCCCGCTTTGGTTTGCTGTACGCGCGAGACGGCGTGTGGAACGGCCAGCGTTTGCTGCCGCCCGGGTGGGTGGATTTTGCGCGCACCGGCACGCCGGCCGTCGACGGTCAACACTATGGCGCGGGCTGGTGGTTGGTTCCCGAAGGCGGTCCGATCAAGCTGCCACGCGACATGTTCACCGCCCAGGGCCACGAGGGCCAGCTCATCACGGTGGTGCCGTCGAAGGATCTGGTGATCGTGCGCCTGGGTCGGTTCGACGATCGTCCTGGGTTTCCCGCCCTGCGCGACTGGATGGCCCAGCTGGTGTCGTTGTTTCCGGACGTTTGA
- a CDS encoding zinc-binding dehydrogenase gives MRQVWITRKGAPDVLVVKEAPDPTPGPGQVRVRVAAAGVNFADILARMGLYPDAPKLPCVIGYEVGGTVDAIGTGVKSLKAGDRVLALTRFGGYSDVIVVPELQAVPIPPALTLEKATALPVNYVTAWIMLVKLGNLTKGERILIHAAAGGVGQAALQLARWRGAEVFGTASAGKHQRLAQLGVAHCIDYHTQDFEDEIRRRTDGKGVHLIIDAVGGASFRKSYRSLAPLGRLFLFGVSSLAPGRTRNLFAAVRGLLAMGAFKPLPLMNDNRGVFGVNMGHLWDHAGMLRAILEEILTLVTSGVLEPLVDKTFSFDQAADAHGYLQARKNFGKVLLTP, from the coding sequence ATGCGACAAGTCTGGATCACCCGCAAAGGCGCGCCCGACGTCCTGGTCGTCAAGGAAGCGCCGGATCCCACGCCCGGCCCCGGCCAGGTGCGCGTGCGCGTCGCTGCCGCCGGCGTGAACTTCGCCGATATTTTGGCGCGCATGGGCCTTTATCCCGACGCACCCAAGTTGCCCTGCGTGATCGGCTATGAAGTCGGTGGCACCGTCGACGCGATCGGTACAGGCGTGAAATCGCTGAAGGCCGGTGACCGCGTGCTGGCGCTGACCCGCTTTGGAGGCTACAGCGACGTCATCGTGGTGCCGGAGCTTCAGGCGGTGCCGATCCCGCCGGCCCTGACGCTGGAGAAGGCAACCGCGCTGCCGGTCAACTATGTCACCGCCTGGATCATGCTGGTGAAGCTGGGCAACCTGACCAAGGGCGAGCGGATTTTGATCCACGCGGCGGCCGGCGGCGTGGGCCAGGCGGCGCTGCAGCTGGCCCGCTGGCGCGGCGCCGAGGTGTTCGGGACCGCCAGCGCGGGAAAGCACCAGCGCCTGGCCCAGCTGGGCGTCGCCCACTGCATCGACTATCACACCCAGGATTTCGAAGACGAGATCCGGCGCCGCACCGACGGCAAGGGCGTTCACCTGATCATCGACGCCGTCGGAGGCGCATCGTTTCGTAAGAGCTACCGCTCGCTGGCGCCGCTGGGCCGCCTGTTCTTGTTCGGAGTCTCGTCGCTGGCCCCCGGCCGCACGCGCAATCTGTTCGCCGCCGTGCGCGGCCTGCTGGCGATGGGCGCCTTCAAGCCGCTGCCGCTGATGAACGACAACCGCGGCGTCTTCGGCGTCAACATGGGGCACCTGTGGGATCACGCCGGCATGCTTCGCGCGATCCTGGAAGAGATCCTGACCCTGGTCACGAGCGGCGTGCTGGAGCCGCTGGTCGACAAGACCTTCTCCTTCGACCAGGCGGCCGACGCGCACGGCTACCTGCAGGCGCGCAAGAATTTCGGCAAGGTCCTGCTGACGCCGTAA
- a CDS encoding acyl-CoA dehydrogenase family protein, whose product MATMSVEKIQDQVVAARGGSFLLEERAPAEIFTPEDLSDEQRMMGATCAEWMAEDVVPALPQILALNYETTRKLMRQAGDLGLLAIEIPEEYGGLGLDKVSATIAAENAAREGSFVVTFMAHTGIGTLPIVYFGSEAQKKKYLPKLGSGEWIASYSLSEASSASDAMNARTKAVLSPDGKNWILNGEKMWLTNAGFADVYTTFAKVDGEHFTAFIIEKDMPGVSLGAEEKKTGIKGSSTRPLILNDAVIPRENVLGEIGKGHKIAFNVLNIGRFKLGACVTGGAKLALGETIEYAKGRMAFGHPISDFGLIRHKLGQMAILTYVSESMVYRTGGMIDRNLSGVDTKNTDECLKRIEEYDVECSMVKVWCSEMLDYVVDEGVQIYASAGFVEDFPAERHWRDARINRIFEGTNEINRLLVPGRLLRRAMKGDLPIFARAMALMNETEGSASAEVRSPTGVPDGFLAAEARMTKGAKTIALMCLGLAAQKFGQSLVEEQEVLGHFADIAMATYALESALLRAQKHAAAVGGAAARLQEAAVRCYAQDALDEIESAARRLLARLHDGDALAPFLASLRRFSARETPNTIALRREVAAAAIEIGKYPL is encoded by the coding sequence ATGGCAACGATGTCCGTGGAGAAGATTCAAGACCAGGTGGTGGCCGCCCGCGGTGGCAGCTTCCTGCTTGAGGAGCGCGCGCCCGCCGAGATCTTCACCCCGGAAGATCTCAGCGACGAGCAGCGGATGATGGGCGCCACCTGCGCCGAGTGGATGGCCGAGGACGTGGTCCCGGCGTTGCCGCAGATCCTGGCCCTCAACTACGAGACCACCCGCAAGCTGATGCGCCAGGCAGGCGATCTCGGCTTGCTGGCCATCGAGATCCCCGAGGAGTACGGCGGCCTCGGCCTGGACAAGGTCTCTGCCACCATCGCCGCCGAGAACGCCGCCCGCGAAGGCAGCTTCGTGGTGACGTTCATGGCGCACACCGGGATCGGGACGCTGCCGATCGTCTATTTCGGCTCGGAAGCGCAGAAGAAAAAGTATCTGCCCAAGCTGGGCAGCGGCGAATGGATCGCCTCGTACTCGCTGTCCGAGGCGTCGTCGGCCTCCGACGCCATGAACGCCAGGACCAAGGCGGTGCTGTCGCCCGACGGCAAGAACTGGATCCTGAACGGCGAGAAGATGTGGCTGACCAACGCGGGCTTCGCCGACGTCTACACCACCTTCGCCAAGGTCGACGGCGAACACTTCACCGCCTTCATCATCGAGAAGGACATGCCGGGCGTGAGCCTGGGCGCCGAAGAGAAAAAGACCGGCATCAAAGGTTCGTCGACCCGCCCGCTGATCCTGAACGACGCGGTCATCCCGCGCGAAAACGTGCTGGGCGAGATCGGCAAGGGCCACAAGATCGCCTTCAACGTCCTCAACATCGGGCGCTTCAAGCTGGGGGCCTGCGTGACCGGCGGCGCCAAGCTGGCCCTGGGCGAGACCATCGAATACGCGAAAGGCCGAATGGCCTTCGGGCATCCCATCTCTGACTTTGGTCTCATCCGCCACAAGCTGGGGCAGATGGCCATCCTCACCTACGTCTCTGAGTCGATGGTCTACCGCACGGGCGGAATGATCGATCGCAACCTCAGCGGCGTGGACACCAAGAACACCGACGAGTGCCTGAAGCGCATCGAGGAGTACGACGTCGAGTGCTCGATGGTGAAGGTGTGGTGCAGCGAGATGCTGGACTATGTGGTCGACGAAGGCGTGCAGATCTACGCCAGCGCCGGCTTCGTCGAGGATTTTCCGGCCGAGCGCCACTGGCGCGACGCCCGTATCAATCGCATCTTCGAGGGCACCAACGAGATCAACCGCCTGCTGGTGCCGGGCCGGCTTTTGCGGCGCGCGATGAAGGGCGACCTGCCAATCTTCGCGCGGGCGATGGCCCTGATGAACGAAACTGAGGGCAGCGCCAGCGCCGAGGTGCGCTCGCCCACTGGGGTGCCGGACGGTTTTCTCGCCGCCGAAGCGCGCATGACCAAGGGCGCGAAGACCATCGCGCTGATGTGCCTGGGCCTGGCAGCGCAGAAATTTGGCCAGAGCCTGGTCGAGGAGCAAGAGGTCCTGGGCCACTTCGCCGACATCGCCATGGCCACCTACGCGCTGGAGAGCGCGCTTTTGCGGGCGCAAAAACACGCGGCAGCCGTCGGTGGGGCGGCCGCGCGCCTGCAAGAGGCGGCGGTGCGCTGTTACGCGCAAGACGCGTTGGACGAGATCGAATCCGCCGCCCGCCGTTTGCTGGCTCGCCTGCACGACGGCGACGCGCTGGCCCCGTTTCTGGCTTCCCTGCGCCGATTCAGCGCCCGGGAAACGCCCAACACGATTGCTCTGCGACGAGAAGTGGCGGCCGCCGCCATTGAAATTGGCAAGTATCCGCTTTGA
- a CDS encoding S1 RNA-binding domain-containing protein, whose translation MTHDSGSPPPEEDFAALMAEADRHGGRRRQPERAVGDAVRGRIISIGQEIAVVELDGGGEGTLEVIELRGSDGKLTAAVGAIVDARVAAVGEKAGLFVLRRSAVGGGGRAGADARGALAASVETRVPVEGTVTAINKGGAEVLVAGVRAFCPVSQLDLRPVSDPSTLVGQRLTFRVIRYEDDRRGPNIVLSRRVLLEEEAALRATETRAKLVVGAVLTGVVVTLKDFGAFIDLGGIDGMLPASELGHTRGVRPADVLSVGQTITVQVTRIEKRDDPRRPEQVSLSLKALEADPWDEVAAKFPAGTLLRGTVTRAEPFGVFVELAPGVEGLLHISELGADKHLRHAREAAKPGDALEIAVLAVERDKRRISLGLANRQEQLDDEGRAAAVRAAAPARLGTLGDLLKNRRPGR comes from the coding sequence ATGACACACGATAGTGGTTCTCCGCCGCCCGAAGAAGACTTCGCCGCTCTGATGGCCGAGGCTGATCGTCACGGCGGCCGCCGCCGGCAGCCGGAGCGGGCCGTCGGCGACGCCGTGCGCGGGCGCATCATCAGCATCGGCCAGGAGATCGCCGTCGTCGAACTGGACGGCGGTGGCGAAGGGACGCTGGAGGTGATCGAGCTGCGCGGTTCCGACGGCAAGCTGACCGCTGCCGTGGGCGCCATCGTCGACGCCCGCGTGGCTGCGGTCGGCGAGAAGGCCGGTCTTTTTGTGCTGCGCCGGTCTGCGGTGGGCGGAGGCGGTCGCGCCGGCGCTGACGCCCGCGGCGCCCTGGCCGCCTCGGTCGAGACCCGCGTGCCCGTCGAAGGCACCGTCACTGCCATCAACAAAGGCGGCGCCGAAGTGCTGGTGGCTGGCGTGCGTGCCTTTTGTCCGGTCTCGCAGCTTGATCTGCGGCCGGTGTCCGATCCCAGCACGCTGGTGGGCCAGCGTCTGACTTTTCGGGTGATTCGCTATGAAGACGATCGGCGCGGGCCGAACATCGTGCTGTCTCGGCGCGTGCTGCTGGAAGAAGAAGCGGCGCTGCGCGCCACCGAGACGCGCGCCAAGCTGGTGGTGGGCGCGGTCCTGACCGGCGTGGTGGTGACGTTGAAAGACTTTGGCGCCTTCATCGATCTCGGCGGCATCGACGGCATGCTGCCGGCGTCGGAGCTGGGCCACACCCGCGGAGTCCGTCCCGCCGACGTGCTGAGCGTCGGGCAGACCATCACGGTTCAGGTGACCCGCATCGAGAAACGTGATGATCCCCGCCGTCCCGAGCAAGTCTCTCTGTCGCTAAAGGCGCTTGAGGCCGATCCTTGGGACGAGGTGGCGGCGAAATTTCCGGCGGGCACATTGCTGCGCGGAACCGTGACGCGCGCTGAACCATTCGGCGTCTTTGTCGAACTGGCGCCGGGCGTCGAGGGTTTGTTGCACATCAGTGAACTCGGCGCCGACAAGCATTTGCGGCACGCCCGCGAAGCCGCCAAGCCTGGCGATGCGCTGGAGATCGCTGTGCTGGCCGTCGAACGCGACAAACGCCGCATCTCGCTGGGCCTGGCCAATCGCCAGGAACAACTGGATGATGAAGGGCGGGCCGCAGCCGTGCGGGCGGCGGCGCCGGCGCGGCTAGGAACGCTGGGCGATCTGCTGAAGAACCGCCGTCCGGGACGCTAG